A genomic segment from Myxococcota bacterium encodes:
- a CDS encoding NDP-sugar synthase, whose product MILAAGLGTRMAPLARACAKPALPVLDVPVILRLARVLAGAGIERAIVNTHAHPESLRAALAESPLPIDWVSEPSPRGSGGGILGARSLLGEHESFLVVNGDMCLELDFRALCAQHRKSGALATLALRADSRKREFGSIGYDRQGHVSRITDRIDLGSEKASGLFIGVQVMSPAIFARMPAREAFEIIPDVYLPALRDGAAIGTWLQAESDAWWPVGTPRELLDANLAALRHEVGSESVRAAASARVEGRVTGPAWIGERAHVEAGAQVGPQAVLSAGAVVRAGARLEAAVALPGAELRAGESLVRAVAFDGGVWRDA is encoded by the coding sequence ATGATCCTCGCGGCCGGCCTCGGGACGCGCATGGCGCCGCTCGCGCGCGCCTGCGCGAAGCCGGCGCTGCCCGTGCTCGACGTGCCGGTGATCCTGCGGCTGGCGCGGGTCCTCGCCGGGGCCGGCATCGAGCGCGCGATCGTCAACACCCACGCCCACCCCGAGTCTCTGCGCGCCGCGCTCGCCGAGTCACCCCTGCCGATCGACTGGGTCTCCGAGCCGAGCCCGCGCGGCAGCGGCGGCGGGATACTCGGCGCCCGGAGTCTTCTGGGCGAGCACGAGTCGTTCCTGGTCGTGAATGGCGACATGTGCCTGGAGCTCGACTTCCGAGCGCTGTGCGCGCAGCACCGGAAGAGCGGCGCGCTGGCCACGCTCGCCTTGCGCGCCGACTCTCGCAAGCGAGAATTCGGCTCGATCGGCTACGATCGGCAGGGGCATGTGTCGCGTATCACGGACCGGATCGATCTCGGGAGCGAGAAGGCAAGCGGTCTGTTCATCGGGGTGCAGGTGATGTCGCCAGCCATCTTCGCGCGCATGCCGGCGCGCGAAGCATTCGAGATCATTCCCGACGTGTACCTGCCCGCGCTGCGCGACGGCGCCGCGATCGGCACGTGGCTCCAGGCCGAGTCCGACGCCTGGTGGCCGGTGGGCACGCCGCGCGAGCTGCTCGACGCGAATCTCGCCGCGCTGCGGCACGAAGTCGGGTCCGAGTCGGTCCGCGCGGCGGCGAGCGCCCGCGTGGAGGGGCGAGTCACCGGCCCGGCATGGATCGGCGAGCGCGCGCACGTCGAGGCGGGGGCGCAGGTGGGACCGCAGGCCGTGCTGAGCGCGGGTGCGGTGGTCCGCGCCGGAGCCCGGCTCGAAGCGGCGGTCGCGCTGCCCGGCGCGGAGCTGCGCGCGGGCGAGTCACTCGTGCGCGCCGTGGCGTTCGACGGCGGAGTCTGGCGCGATGCCTGA
- a CDS encoding phosphotransferase codes for MERARAWIEAARGRAVQSLAALPGGAGQRRYYRARLADGSSAVLMHALPEDPAILPPALRAEAGSIAFLEVTEFLARHGAPVPEIYAVDRAERWVLLEDLGDTHLLDLEPAQRMQRLREAIDLLARVHALPKDDALPFRRVFDAEWVRFELRTFAEHGLAERWRAPLAPELDALARAVAALPRVLSLRDYQSQNLMIDSRGRLRVLDYQDALCAPPELDLSALVHDSYVELGSAERAELVTRYWRARSRRGDPAAFALLVVQRKCKDYGRYRVLVERKGDLRYQPYIARAAASVQGALPALPPAQRRLAEILREAVV; via the coding sequence ATGGAGCGCGCACGCGCATGGATCGAGGCCGCACGCGGTCGCGCCGTGCAGTCGCTCGCCGCGCTCCCGGGCGGCGCGGGGCAACGCCGTTACTACCGCGCGCGGCTCGCCGACGGCTCGAGCGCGGTGCTCATGCACGCGCTGCCCGAGGACCCGGCCATCCTGCCGCCCGCGCTGCGCGCCGAAGCCGGGAGCATCGCGTTTCTCGAAGTGACCGAGTTCCTCGCGCGCCACGGTGCGCCCGTGCCCGAGATCTATGCGGTGGATCGCGCCGAGCGCTGGGTGCTGCTCGAGGACCTGGGAGACACGCACCTGCTCGACCTCGAGCCCGCGCAGCGCATGCAGCGCCTGCGCGAGGCGATCGACTTACTGGCGCGCGTGCACGCGCTTCCGAAAGACGACGCGCTGCCCTTCCGCCGTGTGTTCGACGCCGAGTGGGTGCGCTTCGAGCTGCGCACGTTCGCCGAGCACGGCCTGGCCGAGCGCTGGCGCGCGCCGCTCGCGCCCGAGCTCGACGCGCTCGCGCGCGCCGTCGCCGCCCTGCCGCGCGTGCTCTCGCTGCGCGACTACCAGAGCCAGAACCTGATGATCGACTCACGCGGCCGCCTGCGGGTGCTCGACTACCAGGACGCGCTGTGCGCCCCGCCCGAGCTCGACCTGTCGGCGCTCGTGCACGATTCGTACGTGGAGCTGGGCTCCGCCGAGCGCGCCGAGCTCGTGACCCGCTACTGGCGGGCGCGCTCCCGGCGCGGCGACCCCGCGGCCTTCGCCCTCCTGGTGGTCCAGCGAAAGTGCAAGGACTACGGGCGCTACCGCGTGCTCGTGGAACGAAAGGGTGATCTCCGGTACCAGCCGTACATCGCGCGCGCGGCGGCCTCGGTGCAGGGCGCGCTGCCCGCGCTCCCGCCGGCGCAGCGGCGGCTCGCGGAGATCCTGCGCGAGGCCGTGGTTTGA